A single region of the Pelobates fuscus isolate aPelFus1 chromosome 4, aPelFus1.pri, whole genome shotgun sequence genome encodes:
- the LOC134607698 gene encoding secreted Ly-6/uPAR-related protein 1-like: protein MTAGLIIYLLVAVLSLDFADSLKCYYCHEQIESRNCWGEMECPPDVKMCKTTVYSPNIGYPFNGEEVVTRSCAKSCVETSQDFIGNDRPVFCCTSDFCNNRGLFWTSDHNANSTGIAPQSYDVMTISVGLMWVLYWT from the exons ATGACTGCTGGACTTATTATTTATCTCCTGGTGGCCGTGTTGTCTTTGGATTTCG CTGACTCCCTGAAATGCTATTATTGCCATGAACAAATAGAAAGCCGAAACTGCTGGGGTGAAATGGAGTGTCCGCCCGATgtaaaaatgtgcaaaacaacTGTGTACAGTCCAAACATTG GTTATCCTTTTAACGGGGAAGAAGTAGTGACAAGATCTTGTGCCAAGTCCTGCGTTGAGACAAGTCAAGATTTCATTGGAAATGATCGTCCAGTGTTTTGCTGCACAAGTGACTTCTGCAACAATAGAGGATTGTTTTGGACTTCGGACCACAACGCAAACTCAACAGGCATCGCCCCCCAGAGCTATGATGTAATGACTATATCAGTGGGTTTAATGTGGGTCCTGTACTGGACTTAG